A genomic stretch from Arachis stenosperma cultivar V10309 chromosome 3, arast.V10309.gnm1.PFL2, whole genome shotgun sequence includes:
- the LOC130968695 gene encoding G-type lectin S-receptor-like serine/threonine-protein kinase At4g27290 isoform X4, protein MGNLKMLLILLFLVSYMRGSTSLHSLGMSECIRDGGETLLSADASFELGFFSPGTSTNRYLGVWYTDVSGKQTVVWVANRETPLHNKSGILMLNKMGILQLRTGANATILWSSKVSDEAFNLSNSTAELFDSGNLVVKSGQDEGSFLWQSFDYPCDTLMPGMKLGLKSGIDRYLSSWKSTDDPAVGEYSIKIDRKGYPQLVQMKGSFINAREGSWNGIYFTGYPNLQQSIFKREFVFNDREVYYEFDILDRSIFKIFRATPSGGWENMVWTSQTAETTTSGGQDACDSYAFCGSNSVCNIGDNVASCECLKGYVPKFPQQWNVSYWSNGCVRKTRKTSSACNNTQGFLRYKDMKLPDTSSSWFNKAMNLEECQKSCLKNCSCTAYANLDIRNGGTGCLLWFDHLIDIRQFSQEGQDLYIKVPSSELANDHGNKKIKTVAIAVGVIIFGLICWVIIMIIKYPGFARNIRKNKQRQDVDLPIFDFSVLAKATDNFSSNKKLGEGGFGPVYKATINGQELAVKRLSKKSGQGSEEFKNEVVLIAKLQHRNLVKLLGCCIQGEEKILVYEYMPNKSLDHFVFDETRRKAVDWLKRFNIIGGIARGLLYLHQDSRLKIIHRDLKTSNILLDANLNPKISDFGLARTFFGDQVEANTNRVAGTYIWTIFREIRCI, encoded by the exons ATGGGAAACTTGAAAATGTTACTTATTTTGTTATTTCTAGTATCCTACATGAGAGGCTCTACTTCTTTACACAGTTTAGGAATGAGTGAATGTATTCGTGATGGTGGCGAGACTTTGCTTTCAGCTGATGCAAGTTTCGAACTGGGTTTCTTCAGCCCTGGAACTTCAACAAATCGATATTTGGGTGTCTGGTACACAGACGTATCAGGAAAGCAAACAGTTGTGTGGGTGGCCAACAGAGAAACACCACTCCACAACAAGTCAGGGATCCTCATGTTAAACAAAATGGGGATTCTTCAACTTCGCACCGGGGCAAACGCTACTATTCTTTGGTCGTCCAAGGTATCAGACGAAGCCTTTAATTTGAGTAATTCAACAGCAGAGCTCTTTGATTCAGGAAATCTTGTGGTGAAAAGTGGGCAGGATGAGGGCAGCTTCTTGTGGCAGAGTTTTGATTATCCCTGTGACACTTTGATGCCGGGAATGAAGCTCGGACTAAAATCTGGCATAGATAGATATTTGTCAAGCTGGAAAAGTACAGATGACCCTGCAGTGGGAGAATATTCCATCAAAATTGATCGTAAAGGGTATCCGCAACTAGTTCAGATGAAAGGATCCTTCATTAACGCTAGAGAGGGCTCATGGAATGGCATTTATTTCACTGGATATCCGAATCTGCAACAGAGCATTTTTAAACGAGAATTTGTATTCAATGATAGAGAGGTGTATTATGAGTTTGATATACTTGATAgatcaattttcaaaatatttagaGCCACCCCTTCAGGTGGTTGGGAAAACATGGTATGGACAAGTCAAACTGCCGAAACTACTACGTCCGGGGGGCAGGATGCATGCGACAGTTATGCATTCTGCGGTTCGAATTCTGTATGCAACATTGGTGATAATGTTGCATCATGTGAATGCCTCAAAGGATATGTTCCCAAGTTTCCTCAACAATGGAATGTGTCATATTGGTCCAATGGTTGTGTTAGAAAGACTAGGAAGACTTCATCGGCGTGTAATAACACACAAGGCTTCTTGAGGTACAAAGACATGAAATTGCCGGACACATCTTCTTCATGGTTTAATAAGGCAATGAATCTTGAGGAATGTCAGAAGTCATGCTTGAAAAATTGTTCTTGTACGGCTTATGCGAATTTGGATATTCGTAATGGAGGAACTGGTTGTCTGCTTTGGTTTGATCACCTTATTGACATTCGGCAATTCTCACAAGAGGGTCAAGACCTTTACATCAAAGTCCCTAGTTCTGAGTTAG CTAATGACCATGGAAACAAGAAGATAAAGACGGTAGCAATTGCTGTTGGAGTGATTATTTTTGGATTAATCTGTTGGGTTATCATAATGATAATTAAATATCCAG GGTTCGCAAGAAATATAAGGAAAAATAAACAAAGACAAGATGTTGATCTCCCAATATTTGATTTCTCAGTCTTAGCTAAAGCTACAGACAACTTTTCAAGCAACAAAAAACTTGGAGAAGGTGGTTTTGGACCAGTATACAAG gCTACTATAAATGGTCAAGAACTAGCAGTTAAAAGACTTTCAAAAAAGTCTGGCCAAGGATCAGAAGAATTCAAAAATGAGGTAGTGTTAATAGCCAAGCTTCAACATCGTAATCTTGTAAAACTTCTTGGTTGTTGCATTCAGGGGGAAGAAAAAATATTGGTCTATGAATACATGCCTAACAAAAGCTTGGATCACTTTGTTTTTG ATGAAACAAGAAGAAAGGCAGTAGATTGGCTTAAGCGTTTCAACATTATTGGCGGCATTGCTCGAGGACTTCTTTATCTCCATCAAGATTCTAGACTAAAGATTATACATAGAGATCTTAAAACTAGTAATATTCTTTTAGATGCAAAtttaaatcccaaaatatcagaTTTTGGCTTGGCTCGAACCTTTTTTGGTGATCAAGTTGAGGCAAATACGAATAGAGTTGCTGGAACATA TATATGGACAATTTTCAGAGAAATCAGATGTATTTAG
- the LOC130968695 gene encoding G-type lectin S-receptor-like serine/threonine-protein kinase At4g27290 isoform X2 has translation MGNLKMLLILLFLVSYMRGSTSLHSLGMSECIRDGGETLLSADASFELGFFSPGTSTNRYLGVWYTDVSGKQTVVWVANRETPLHNKSGILMLNKMGILQLRTGANATILWSSKVSDEAFNLSNSTAELFDSGNLVVKSGQDEGSFLWQSFDYPCDTLMPGMKLGLKSGIDRYLSSWKSTDDPAVGEYSIKIDRKGYPQLVQMKGSFINAREGSWNGIYFTGYPNLQQSIFKREFVFNDREVYYEFDILDRSIFKIFRATPSGGWENMVWTSQTAETTTSGGQDACDSYAFCGSNSVCNIGDNVASCECLKGYVPKFPQQWNVSYWSNGCVRKTRKTSSACNNTQGFLRYKDMKLPDTSSSWFNKAMNLEECQKSCLKNCSCTAYANLDIRNGGTGCLLWFDHLIDIRQFSQEGQDLYIKVPSSELGFARNIRKNKQRQDVDLPIFDFSVLAKATDNFSSNKKLGEGGFGPVYKATINGQELAVKRLSKKSGQGSEEFKNEVVLIAKLQHRNLVKLLGCCIQGEEKILVYEYMPNKSLDHFVFDETRRKAVDWLKRFNIIGGIARGLLYLHQDSRLKIIHRDLKTSNILLDANLNPKISDFGLARTFFGDQVEANTNRVAGTYGYMPPEYAVYGQFSEKSDVFSYGVIVLELLSAKRNREFSDSENYLNLLGHAWRLWTEDRPLELLDEVTRENCNHSEAIRCIQVGLLCVQQRPEDRPSMSLVVLMLNGEKMLPKPNFPGFYIDRGVQLQADSSLPNNTFFSANQISITILEAR, from the exons ATGGGAAACTTGAAAATGTTACTTATTTTGTTATTTCTAGTATCCTACATGAGAGGCTCTACTTCTTTACACAGTTTAGGAATGAGTGAATGTATTCGTGATGGTGGCGAGACTTTGCTTTCAGCTGATGCAAGTTTCGAACTGGGTTTCTTCAGCCCTGGAACTTCAACAAATCGATATTTGGGTGTCTGGTACACAGACGTATCAGGAAAGCAAACAGTTGTGTGGGTGGCCAACAGAGAAACACCACTCCACAACAAGTCAGGGATCCTCATGTTAAACAAAATGGGGATTCTTCAACTTCGCACCGGGGCAAACGCTACTATTCTTTGGTCGTCCAAGGTATCAGACGAAGCCTTTAATTTGAGTAATTCAACAGCAGAGCTCTTTGATTCAGGAAATCTTGTGGTGAAAAGTGGGCAGGATGAGGGCAGCTTCTTGTGGCAGAGTTTTGATTATCCCTGTGACACTTTGATGCCGGGAATGAAGCTCGGACTAAAATCTGGCATAGATAGATATTTGTCAAGCTGGAAAAGTACAGATGACCCTGCAGTGGGAGAATATTCCATCAAAATTGATCGTAAAGGGTATCCGCAACTAGTTCAGATGAAAGGATCCTTCATTAACGCTAGAGAGGGCTCATGGAATGGCATTTATTTCACTGGATATCCGAATCTGCAACAGAGCATTTTTAAACGAGAATTTGTATTCAATGATAGAGAGGTGTATTATGAGTTTGATATACTTGATAgatcaattttcaaaatatttagaGCCACCCCTTCAGGTGGTTGGGAAAACATGGTATGGACAAGTCAAACTGCCGAAACTACTACGTCCGGGGGGCAGGATGCATGCGACAGTTATGCATTCTGCGGTTCGAATTCTGTATGCAACATTGGTGATAATGTTGCATCATGTGAATGCCTCAAAGGATATGTTCCCAAGTTTCCTCAACAATGGAATGTGTCATATTGGTCCAATGGTTGTGTTAGAAAGACTAGGAAGACTTCATCGGCGTGTAATAACACACAAGGCTTCTTGAGGTACAAAGACATGAAATTGCCGGACACATCTTCTTCATGGTTTAATAAGGCAATGAATCTTGAGGAATGTCAGAAGTCATGCTTGAAAAATTGTTCTTGTACGGCTTATGCGAATTTGGATATTCGTAATGGAGGAACTGGTTGTCTGCTTTGGTTTGATCACCTTATTGACATTCGGCAATTCTCACAAGAGGGTCAAGACCTTTACATCAAAGTCCCTAGTTCTGAGTTAG GGTTCGCAAGAAATATAAGGAAAAATAAACAAAGACAAGATGTTGATCTCCCAATATTTGATTTCTCAGTCTTAGCTAAAGCTACAGACAACTTTTCAAGCAACAAAAAACTTGGAGAAGGTGGTTTTGGACCAGTATACAAG gCTACTATAAATGGTCAAGAACTAGCAGTTAAAAGACTTTCAAAAAAGTCTGGCCAAGGATCAGAAGAATTCAAAAATGAGGTAGTGTTAATAGCCAAGCTTCAACATCGTAATCTTGTAAAACTTCTTGGTTGTTGCATTCAGGGGGAAGAAAAAATATTGGTCTATGAATACATGCCTAACAAAAGCTTGGATCACTTTGTTTTTG ATGAAACAAGAAGAAAGGCAGTAGATTGGCTTAAGCGTTTCAACATTATTGGCGGCATTGCTCGAGGACTTCTTTATCTCCATCAAGATTCTAGACTAAAGATTATACATAGAGATCTTAAAACTAGTAATATTCTTTTAGATGCAAAtttaaatcccaaaatatcagaTTTTGGCTTGGCTCGAACCTTTTTTGGTGATCAAGTTGAGGCAAATACGAATAGAGTTGCTGGAACATA TGGTTATATGCCTCCTGAATATGCAGTATATGGACAATTTTCAGAGAAATCAGATGTATTTAGTTATGGTGTGATAGTATTAGAGTTGTTAAGTGCGAAACGGAATAGAGAATTCTCAGATTCCGAAAACTACCTTAATCTACTTGGACAT GCATGGAGATTATGGACTGAGGATAGGCCACTGGAACTATTGGATGAAGTGACAAGGGAAAATTGCAACCATTCTGAAGCCATAAGATGCATACAAGTGGGCTTACTATGTGTGCAACAAAGACCAGAAGATAGGCCAAGTATGTCATTGGTGGTTCTAATGCTAAATGGCGAGAAAATGTTGCCCAAACCAAATTTTCCTGGATTTTACATTGATAGAGGTGTTCAACTTCAAGCAGATTCTTCATTGCCGAACAACACATTCTTTTCAGCTAACCAAATTTCGATAACAATATTAGAAGCTAGATAG
- the LOC130968695 gene encoding G-type lectin S-receptor-like serine/threonine-protein kinase At4g27290 isoform X3 — MGNLKMLLILLFLVSYMRGSTSLHSLGMSECIRDGGETLLSADASFELGFFSPGTSTNRYLGVWYTDVSGKQTVVWVANRETPLHNKSGILMLNKMGILQLRTGANATILWSSKVSDEAFNLSNSTAELFDSGNLVVKSGQDEGSFLWQSFDYPCDTLMPGMKLGLKSGIDRYLSSWKSTDDPAVGEYSIKIDRKGYPQLVQMKGSFINAREGSWNGIYFTGYPNLQQSIFKREFVFNDREVYYEFDILDRSIFKIFRATPSGGWENMVWTSQTAETTTSGGQDACDSYAFCGSNSVCNIGDNVASCECLKGYVPKFPQQWNVSYWSNGCVRKTRKTSSACNNTQGFLRYKDMKLPDTSSSWFNKAMNLEECQKSCLKNCSCTAYANLDIRNGGTGCLLWFDHLIDIRQFSQEGQDLYIKVPSSELVLAKATDNFSSNKKLGEGGFGPVYKATINGQELAVKRLSKKSGQGSEEFKNEVVLIAKLQHRNLVKLLGCCIQGEEKILVYEYMPNKSLDHFVFDETRRKAVDWLKRFNIIGGIARGLLYLHQDSRLKIIHRDLKTSNILLDANLNPKISDFGLARTFFGDQVEANTNRVAGTYGYMPPEYAVYGQFSEKSDVFSYGVIVLELLSAKRNREFSDSENYLNLLGHAWRLWTEDRPLELLDEVTRENCNHSEAIRCIQVGLLCVQQRPEDRPSMSLVVLMLNGEKMLPKPNFPGFYIDRGVQLQADSSLPNNTFFSANQISITILEAR, encoded by the exons ATGGGAAACTTGAAAATGTTACTTATTTTGTTATTTCTAGTATCCTACATGAGAGGCTCTACTTCTTTACACAGTTTAGGAATGAGTGAATGTATTCGTGATGGTGGCGAGACTTTGCTTTCAGCTGATGCAAGTTTCGAACTGGGTTTCTTCAGCCCTGGAACTTCAACAAATCGATATTTGGGTGTCTGGTACACAGACGTATCAGGAAAGCAAACAGTTGTGTGGGTGGCCAACAGAGAAACACCACTCCACAACAAGTCAGGGATCCTCATGTTAAACAAAATGGGGATTCTTCAACTTCGCACCGGGGCAAACGCTACTATTCTTTGGTCGTCCAAGGTATCAGACGAAGCCTTTAATTTGAGTAATTCAACAGCAGAGCTCTTTGATTCAGGAAATCTTGTGGTGAAAAGTGGGCAGGATGAGGGCAGCTTCTTGTGGCAGAGTTTTGATTATCCCTGTGACACTTTGATGCCGGGAATGAAGCTCGGACTAAAATCTGGCATAGATAGATATTTGTCAAGCTGGAAAAGTACAGATGACCCTGCAGTGGGAGAATATTCCATCAAAATTGATCGTAAAGGGTATCCGCAACTAGTTCAGATGAAAGGATCCTTCATTAACGCTAGAGAGGGCTCATGGAATGGCATTTATTTCACTGGATATCCGAATCTGCAACAGAGCATTTTTAAACGAGAATTTGTATTCAATGATAGAGAGGTGTATTATGAGTTTGATATACTTGATAgatcaattttcaaaatatttagaGCCACCCCTTCAGGTGGTTGGGAAAACATGGTATGGACAAGTCAAACTGCCGAAACTACTACGTCCGGGGGGCAGGATGCATGCGACAGTTATGCATTCTGCGGTTCGAATTCTGTATGCAACATTGGTGATAATGTTGCATCATGTGAATGCCTCAAAGGATATGTTCCCAAGTTTCCTCAACAATGGAATGTGTCATATTGGTCCAATGGTTGTGTTAGAAAGACTAGGAAGACTTCATCGGCGTGTAATAACACACAAGGCTTCTTGAGGTACAAAGACATGAAATTGCCGGACACATCTTCTTCATGGTTTAATAAGGCAATGAATCTTGAGGAATGTCAGAAGTCATGCTTGAAAAATTGTTCTTGTACGGCTTATGCGAATTTGGATATTCGTAATGGAGGAACTGGTTGTCTGCTTTGGTTTGATCACCTTATTGACATTCGGCAATTCTCACAAGAGGGTCAAGACCTTTACATCAAAGTCCCTAGTTCTGAGTTAG TCTTAGCTAAAGCTACAGACAACTTTTCAAGCAACAAAAAACTTGGAGAAGGTGGTTTTGGACCAGTATACAAG gCTACTATAAATGGTCAAGAACTAGCAGTTAAAAGACTTTCAAAAAAGTCTGGCCAAGGATCAGAAGAATTCAAAAATGAGGTAGTGTTAATAGCCAAGCTTCAACATCGTAATCTTGTAAAACTTCTTGGTTGTTGCATTCAGGGGGAAGAAAAAATATTGGTCTATGAATACATGCCTAACAAAAGCTTGGATCACTTTGTTTTTG ATGAAACAAGAAGAAAGGCAGTAGATTGGCTTAAGCGTTTCAACATTATTGGCGGCATTGCTCGAGGACTTCTTTATCTCCATCAAGATTCTAGACTAAAGATTATACATAGAGATCTTAAAACTAGTAATATTCTTTTAGATGCAAAtttaaatcccaaaatatcagaTTTTGGCTTGGCTCGAACCTTTTTTGGTGATCAAGTTGAGGCAAATACGAATAGAGTTGCTGGAACATA TGGTTATATGCCTCCTGAATATGCAGTATATGGACAATTTTCAGAGAAATCAGATGTATTTAGTTATGGTGTGATAGTATTAGAGTTGTTAAGTGCGAAACGGAATAGAGAATTCTCAGATTCCGAAAACTACCTTAATCTACTTGGACAT GCATGGAGATTATGGACTGAGGATAGGCCACTGGAACTATTGGATGAAGTGACAAGGGAAAATTGCAACCATTCTGAAGCCATAAGATGCATACAAGTGGGCTTACTATGTGTGCAACAAAGACCAGAAGATAGGCCAAGTATGTCATTGGTGGTTCTAATGCTAAATGGCGAGAAAATGTTGCCCAAACCAAATTTTCCTGGATTTTACATTGATAGAGGTGTTCAACTTCAAGCAGATTCTTCATTGCCGAACAACACATTCTTTTCAGCTAACCAAATTTCGATAACAATATTAGAAGCTAGATAG
- the LOC130968695 gene encoding G-type lectin S-receptor-like serine/threonine-protein kinase At4g27290 isoform X1 encodes MGNLKMLLILLFLVSYMRGSTSLHSLGMSECIRDGGETLLSADASFELGFFSPGTSTNRYLGVWYTDVSGKQTVVWVANRETPLHNKSGILMLNKMGILQLRTGANATILWSSKVSDEAFNLSNSTAELFDSGNLVVKSGQDEGSFLWQSFDYPCDTLMPGMKLGLKSGIDRYLSSWKSTDDPAVGEYSIKIDRKGYPQLVQMKGSFINAREGSWNGIYFTGYPNLQQSIFKREFVFNDREVYYEFDILDRSIFKIFRATPSGGWENMVWTSQTAETTTSGGQDACDSYAFCGSNSVCNIGDNVASCECLKGYVPKFPQQWNVSYWSNGCVRKTRKTSSACNNTQGFLRYKDMKLPDTSSSWFNKAMNLEECQKSCLKNCSCTAYANLDIRNGGTGCLLWFDHLIDIRQFSQEGQDLYIKVPSSELANDHGNKKIKTVAIAVGVIIFGLICWVIIMIIKYPGFARNIRKNKQRQDVDLPIFDFSVLAKATDNFSSNKKLGEGGFGPVYKATINGQELAVKRLSKKSGQGSEEFKNEVVLIAKLQHRNLVKLLGCCIQGEEKILVYEYMPNKSLDHFVFDETRRKAVDWLKRFNIIGGIARGLLYLHQDSRLKIIHRDLKTSNILLDANLNPKISDFGLARTFFGDQVEANTNRVAGTYGYMPPEYAVYGQFSEKSDVFSYGVIVLELLSAKRNREFSDSENYLNLLGHAWRLWTEDRPLELLDEVTRENCNHSEAIRCIQVGLLCVQQRPEDRPSMSLVVLMLNGEKMLPKPNFPGFYIDRGVQLQADSSLPNNTFFSANQISITILEAR; translated from the exons ATGGGAAACTTGAAAATGTTACTTATTTTGTTATTTCTAGTATCCTACATGAGAGGCTCTACTTCTTTACACAGTTTAGGAATGAGTGAATGTATTCGTGATGGTGGCGAGACTTTGCTTTCAGCTGATGCAAGTTTCGAACTGGGTTTCTTCAGCCCTGGAACTTCAACAAATCGATATTTGGGTGTCTGGTACACAGACGTATCAGGAAAGCAAACAGTTGTGTGGGTGGCCAACAGAGAAACACCACTCCACAACAAGTCAGGGATCCTCATGTTAAACAAAATGGGGATTCTTCAACTTCGCACCGGGGCAAACGCTACTATTCTTTGGTCGTCCAAGGTATCAGACGAAGCCTTTAATTTGAGTAATTCAACAGCAGAGCTCTTTGATTCAGGAAATCTTGTGGTGAAAAGTGGGCAGGATGAGGGCAGCTTCTTGTGGCAGAGTTTTGATTATCCCTGTGACACTTTGATGCCGGGAATGAAGCTCGGACTAAAATCTGGCATAGATAGATATTTGTCAAGCTGGAAAAGTACAGATGACCCTGCAGTGGGAGAATATTCCATCAAAATTGATCGTAAAGGGTATCCGCAACTAGTTCAGATGAAAGGATCCTTCATTAACGCTAGAGAGGGCTCATGGAATGGCATTTATTTCACTGGATATCCGAATCTGCAACAGAGCATTTTTAAACGAGAATTTGTATTCAATGATAGAGAGGTGTATTATGAGTTTGATATACTTGATAgatcaattttcaaaatatttagaGCCACCCCTTCAGGTGGTTGGGAAAACATGGTATGGACAAGTCAAACTGCCGAAACTACTACGTCCGGGGGGCAGGATGCATGCGACAGTTATGCATTCTGCGGTTCGAATTCTGTATGCAACATTGGTGATAATGTTGCATCATGTGAATGCCTCAAAGGATATGTTCCCAAGTTTCCTCAACAATGGAATGTGTCATATTGGTCCAATGGTTGTGTTAGAAAGACTAGGAAGACTTCATCGGCGTGTAATAACACACAAGGCTTCTTGAGGTACAAAGACATGAAATTGCCGGACACATCTTCTTCATGGTTTAATAAGGCAATGAATCTTGAGGAATGTCAGAAGTCATGCTTGAAAAATTGTTCTTGTACGGCTTATGCGAATTTGGATATTCGTAATGGAGGAACTGGTTGTCTGCTTTGGTTTGATCACCTTATTGACATTCGGCAATTCTCACAAGAGGGTCAAGACCTTTACATCAAAGTCCCTAGTTCTGAGTTAG CTAATGACCATGGAAACAAGAAGATAAAGACGGTAGCAATTGCTGTTGGAGTGATTATTTTTGGATTAATCTGTTGGGTTATCATAATGATAATTAAATATCCAG GGTTCGCAAGAAATATAAGGAAAAATAAACAAAGACAAGATGTTGATCTCCCAATATTTGATTTCTCAGTCTTAGCTAAAGCTACAGACAACTTTTCAAGCAACAAAAAACTTGGAGAAGGTGGTTTTGGACCAGTATACAAG gCTACTATAAATGGTCAAGAACTAGCAGTTAAAAGACTTTCAAAAAAGTCTGGCCAAGGATCAGAAGAATTCAAAAATGAGGTAGTGTTAATAGCCAAGCTTCAACATCGTAATCTTGTAAAACTTCTTGGTTGTTGCATTCAGGGGGAAGAAAAAATATTGGTCTATGAATACATGCCTAACAAAAGCTTGGATCACTTTGTTTTTG ATGAAACAAGAAGAAAGGCAGTAGATTGGCTTAAGCGTTTCAACATTATTGGCGGCATTGCTCGAGGACTTCTTTATCTCCATCAAGATTCTAGACTAAAGATTATACATAGAGATCTTAAAACTAGTAATATTCTTTTAGATGCAAAtttaaatcccaaaatatcagaTTTTGGCTTGGCTCGAACCTTTTTTGGTGATCAAGTTGAGGCAAATACGAATAGAGTTGCTGGAACATA TGGTTATATGCCTCCTGAATATGCAGTATATGGACAATTTTCAGAGAAATCAGATGTATTTAGTTATGGTGTGATAGTATTAGAGTTGTTAAGTGCGAAACGGAATAGAGAATTCTCAGATTCCGAAAACTACCTTAATCTACTTGGACAT GCATGGAGATTATGGACTGAGGATAGGCCACTGGAACTATTGGATGAAGTGACAAGGGAAAATTGCAACCATTCTGAAGCCATAAGATGCATACAAGTGGGCTTACTATGTGTGCAACAAAGACCAGAAGATAGGCCAAGTATGTCATTGGTGGTTCTAATGCTAAATGGCGAGAAAATGTTGCCCAAACCAAATTTTCCTGGATTTTACATTGATAGAGGTGTTCAACTTCAAGCAGATTCTTCATTGCCGAACAACACATTCTTTTCAGCTAACCAAATTTCGATAACAATATTAGAAGCTAGATAG